The following is a genomic window from Methanoplanus sp. FWC-SCC4.
TTTTCTTAGAAAATCCATTCTTGTCCGGTTCACCCGGATCATCTTTCTTGTCTTTAGCTCAAGGATATTTTTTAGGATTTCTGCTTCGGTACGCTTCTGCTGAGTCATTTTAAACCGTTTGCGTAAATCATCAACATTGAGCTGTGCGATATAAACCGGCTTTCCTTCTTTTATTTCATATCCTTTTGCTGCTGTTGATTTATCGAGAAGTTTTTCGACCTTATCCATGACTTTTGATATGTCTGCGACAGGTTTGTACGAGTTTATCTTTTCGGCAAGAATCAAAAAGAAGGTGCAGGCGGGCTGAAGTTCAACAACTGCGGGGTCAGGCTTTATTGCCTTAAAAAGCCGGGATACTATGGCGGCGTGGGCGAGATACTGACTTTTTGACTCGTCATTTACAAGGATTTTATCGGCGCTTTCATCCAGTGTTTTTATAAGTTTAAATTCGTTATTTTTGATCGCCGAATCAACGTCGATACCAAGTTTTTCACAGAAAACGCGGGTTTTAGAGATTGCCTCCCTTAGTTTTTCGACAAGAATTGTTTTGTCACCGATTGGAAGTTTTTTGCCGTCATCCCTGCCGGGTGCATAGATGGCAAGCGCCTTTTGCAGGTTTCGGAAGATTCCTATGTAGTCAACAATCAGCCCGTTTTCCTTATCCGGAAAGACACGGTTTGCCCTTGCGATGGTCTGCATTAAGGTGTGATTTCGCATCGGTTTGTCAAGATAGATGGTTGAGCATGAAGGAACATCGAATCCTGTCATCCACATTGCGCAGACGAAAACTATGGAAAAGGGGTCTTTAGGATCCTTGAACTTCTTATCGAGATCCTCATTCACCATTCTTTTACGGTGTGGGATTATGTCGATGCCTTTCTTTTGCATATCCGGAATTTCGTTCTGCGACTGCGAGACAACGACTGCCATGTCAATTCCCTCCATGTATGCGATGGTTTCTTTAAGGCCGTTCAGCTCTTCTCCTCTTGCGGTTTTGGATTTTACTTTTAGTTTTCTAAGATAGAGATCCCAGTATTTTCTGACCTTTTCGTGCATTATGACCGCGGTTGCCTTGTCAATTGAGATGACCATTGCCTTTCCCCGGATGCCGCGGCCCATAAAGTGATCAACCAGATCTTCGGCGACCTTCTCAAGCCGGTCGTCTCTTGTTATGAGATGATACTCTCTTGCAAACTCCCGCTCGAGTTTCTTTTCACTCTCTTCGTCAAGGTTGGTCTCGTCGATGATTGCGGCCATCTGCTCATTGAGATCAGGATTTATCAACTGAAGTTCGGGCCGGCGGTTTTCGTAGTAGAGGGGGACTGTTGCGCCGTCTTCGATTGACTGTTTGAAGTCGTATATGCTTACGTAGTCGCCGAAGACTTCTTTTGTCTTTTCTTCGCCGACTAAAAGCGGTGTTCCTGTAAAACCGATGAAAGCGGCGTTTGGGATAGCGTTTCGCATGTTAATTGCGAATGTGTCATACTGGGAGCGGTGCGCCTCGTCGGTTATCACGATTATATCATCGCGGTCTGAGATCTTCTGGTAGACTGCGCCTTTTTCTGTCCGGAATTTTTGAATTAGGGTGAACACATAGCGGTGGTCTTCCGAGAGTAGCTGTCTTAAATTTTCACCGCTTGATGCCTGCGCCTCTTTTTCCGTTATTGCGCCGGAGTTCACAAAATTTTTGTATATCTGGTCGTCAAGTTCCTGGCGGTCGGTGACAACCAGAAACGTCCAGTTGCCGGGAACTGTCCGCAAAATCTTCTGTGTAAAGAAGATCATCGAGATGCTTTTTCCAGACCCTTGCGTGTGCCAGAATACACCGAGTCTCCCTTTATTCTCTCTTGCCTGCCTGAGTGATTTGATGGCGTTGTTGACTCCTAAATACTGGTGGTTTTTGGCAACGATTTTTATTATTCCGCCACGGATATCTGTAAAAAGCGTGAAGTTTTCGATTATGTCAAGGAGTCTGTCACGTTCACAGGTTCCGCGAATGATGGTATCAAGTGAGATAACGCCTGCCTCCCCTTCGGAGTTTATTCGTTTCCAGTCGGAGAAGTATTCCCACGATGAGGTTATGCTCCCTATTCTGCTCTCGCTGCCGTTTGAGAGTATTAAAAGAGCGTTGTACCAGAAGAGTTGCGGGATGGCTGTTTTATAGTCGGTTAAGTTGTCGTCGAATGCGGATTTTAAATTCCTGTGGCTTGCCTTTAGTTCTATAAAGACAAGCGGGATACCGTTTACAAATCCCAAAAGGTCGGTTCGCCGTTTGTAGAGTTCGCCTGTGATCCAGAGCTGTGATGCGAGGAAGAAGTCGTTGTTGTCCGGATTTCTCCAGTCGATCACCTTTACGTTTTCAGTCTCATATCCGCCGGCATCGTTGCGGAATCTGACCCTGACTCCGTTTTTCAGGAGTTCATAGACTTCCCTGTTAGCCGCAACAGGACTCATTTTGCTCCTGTCACGTACAAGCTCTTCCACGGCAATATCAAGTGCCTCTGCGGGCAGCGTGGGGTTTAACCTTTCAAGAGCAGGGATGAGTCTTTTTATTAGAATGACCTCTGAAGTTGTTTCCCTTCCACAACTTCCGCCTCCGGTTTTAAAAGTCTCGTCAAAGCAGTTTTGTGTCTGCCAGCCGAGCTCTTCAAATAGTCTTATTGCCGGCTGTTCGACGAGTGTGTCTTCGGAGTATGCGGAGTTTGCAGACATTTTAGATCAGGAATTTATGTATTTGTCAATTATCTCAGTTATCTGTGGTATCTGAGATGTACTCGTTATTGAAGTCCTGGAATATCCTTCTTCCAAATCTCTTCCATCTTCGATTAAAATCCCTTCTGGAATATGAATTTCATCAGGCGGAATACAGAAATATACATTTATATGATTTTTTTCCGGGCGTAAAAAGAGATAAAGATCAGTTTTGGTATTCCAAATCGAAAGACCGCCATCTTCATAAGATGATTCAGTAACCAGATCTTCAATGGATTCAAGAATTTTATTGTACAAATCTCTAAATGCGGGTTTTACAAAGATGGATGAATTCATGAAATTGCAGACATTTTGATCTGAAATGTCCGGATAACTCCAGACTTCTAAAGCACGATCTGAAAGCCTGTTTGCCCGTTTCTCTATCTCATCAACATCCCATTTACTAATGGCGGAAAGTCCGCGGTTTAGTCGTATGGGGCTTGAGCCAAATCCTCCTTCCATGTCTCTTTTCTGAATAAAGGGACGGTCACTCAATTCAGGATTGTATCCGGTTATTGTAAGATTCCCTATGGTGTGAAGGTACTGTTCATGAATTTCCTCCCAGTTTTCGCCAAGATCATTTTGCCATTCAGCTGATAGATTTTCATTCTGAGGCATGATGTGTTCGATGGAGCAATTTTCGAGATTGACTGACTCTTTTGTATTGAAGTTTTCAAGTTTGCGAAGCATATACCATGAATTGCGGAAATTGTAAACATCTCTTATCATGAGTTCTCTTTTGAATTCAGCATCGGATGGATATCTTTTGTAGGTTTTCATCCCCACCATTACACTCTTAAAACTGTCCAGATAATTATTTTTGTAGAGTTCACGGGAGAGGCCGGCAAAGGTTTTGTTTAATGAGTTTGTTGGTATTTCGCAGACTGCACGACGGAAGATGTAGTTTTCAGTGAAATTTAGGATCTCGATGAATTCATCTTTGTTGATGATTTTGTTTTGATAATCATCATAGACTTCAATGAGAAAAGGATAAACCACATCAACCCGCAGGCTTTTGATATCAAAAAAGATTTTTCTTAGCTTTTCATCTTCCTCATTAAAGAGATTCATGGCAGTGAAATATTGTGAAAATTTGTAGATGTCGGAGATTATTTCGTGCACAGTAGGTGCACCTATTTTATGAGTATATAGTTTAAATGCTTCATAAACCTGATTTAAACGTGGTATTTTGCCAGTCTTAACAATGAGGTAATCTCGCATGAATCTGTCAAAGATGTGTTCTTCTTTAGATTCGTGGAAATTCTCTTCCATTGGGTACCAGAACTCTTTGTACAGGCATTCCTGATCTTTTGTATCAAGTCCCATTAGAACATAGTTGCGGATTAAATCAGCCTGACTAAGCTGAAGCCCTGTGGAATTCAGGCTCTCAAAGATAAGCTGAGGGTTGTCATTTTCCCTGTCAAGTGCAATATCGACAATTATGAGTTTGTTTAATCCTTCGTAGATTGTAAGCGGGTCGACACCGGAGTTTTCAATCTTATCTTTGAAGAATTCAAAATTTTTCACTATACTTTCGGATGGATTTTTTGGAAGTTTATTCTCATCAAGAATTTTTTTGAGTGATTCTTTGTCATTCTGGGTGAGCAGGAGTTTGTATCGAAGTTCTCCTTCTTCTTCGATATTGTATAGGTAATAATAATTCAGTCTTCTTTGGCTGATTTCAGTGATGTCGTCCCTGTCTTTTATTGCCTGTCCAAGTGCGGCAATCAGAAGTGAGATGGTTGTCAGGCGCTGCTGTCCGTCTATCACCAGCATCTGAGGAATATCGGTTGTGTTGTAGAGTCCTTTTTCAATATAAACGACTGAGCCGATGAAATGACCTTTAATTGATTTGTCTTTTCCCGCCCTGAGAATGTCATCCCATAGCTGGGCACATTGTTTTTCCGACCAGCTGTATGTTCTCTGGTAAAGAGGGATAATATACTGGTTTGGAATTTTAAGAAATTTTAGAAGCTGTGTTTCTTTGGCTTTCATGGAATATGCTCACATATTTAGAGATTATTTTGTCAGACCTGCTTTCCAGTTTTTTTGCATAAACGGTAACTGAATAAACAGATTCTCCTGTGCCATCAGGCTTTTAAAAGAGATTTGTTCAGGATTATATAAATGTGGTGATTTTTGTACGGTTATTGTCTGCCGTTTTTTGCAATTGCAATATCAAGATCAGATACCTCAACCTCACCTTCAATGAGCCGGGGGAGGAGGAGATCACGGGTTTGGGTGAGATTTTTGTTTATTTTCTCTAAACTGTGCATCCTACTGAAAATATCGCGGGTAATTGCATTGAAACTCTCTAATATAGAAATTTCAGGATATAATATTGGTATTCTGTTGAGATTAGTTTGTGTGATCTTTGGTTGTGCTGCACCGGTAACATATCCAATTATGCTGAGAATTGATAATGTAAGATATAAATACTCAAGTGATATGGGTTCTTTTCCTTGAATAATATGTGTGTGATTATTGGCCCAAAATTTTCCATGAGCCAATTGTAACATTGGTTTACCATCAGTAGTGATAACACTTCCATCTTCTGCCATTAAAAGGAAATCGCCGTCAAAGATATAATCATCAATATAATCAAAAATTTTTGCTGCACCATAATATGGATATGTGCCTTTTCGATTTTCACGTTCCATCTTGGATAATGGCTTCCTTAACCTATCAAAAAGTACAATTACTTTCTTTAATGTAGTACATTCCCACCCCTCCGGAACCATCCGCCCGTCCCCGGCATCAACCATTTTAACATCCTCATGCCCGGGGAAACGAAACTCCACAAACCACTCCCGATAAAGTGCCTGCGCCATTTCCTCAAGGATTTTGATGCGCCGGTTGTTGTTCTCTATAAGGTCGTCGTAGGCTGAGAGGACTGCGGCGATTTTTTTCTGGGTGGGGAGTGGTGGCTTAGGAACTTTTAATTTAGCCAATTCGCTTCCTCTTATACCTGCGGCTGCTACTTGTATAACCAGAGATTGAACATTTCCTTTGCCTTGTGGAGAAATGAAGTAGTAAAAATAGTATGAAGGATCTGATTCTTTTTTGTTTAATCTGACCCTTATAAGGTGCGATTCAAAAGTTATAGTTTCTGATGGTCTGAGAACAATAGAACATTTTCCAGCTCCTTCTGCGACTAAAGATTGGCGTGCAAAAAGTAAATCTCCGTCAATTAGAGAAAATTGGCTTTTTTCTTTATCATTAAGAGGAACAAGTTCCATTGATGGATTTTTTATTATATTATATGCGAAAATCTCACCCATGTTTACCATTTTGTAGCCTTGCCCCCGAACCTTTTTTGGACGAGTCAATCCATTTTTAGAAGGTTCTGAGTAAAGTGTTTCAAATTTAACAGATTCCCAATTATCACTCATGTAAGCCTCCTATAATTTATTATAATATACTTGCTATTTTGATTAAATTTAGGCTCAATTGTCTCATCAGTGCTGAGACATTTTTTTCGTCCGGGAAAACTTCGGCAAACCTGATCATATGTCTCAGGCTTTTTTGTGAAAAACCGCGTCCGTATTCAGCCATCAATTGTTGCGACAGTGTAGCAACAATTCTTTCACCGTAATCAGCACGACTGCCCTTTAGAATTTCTTCATTAATTCGCCTGCCGATCTGCCAGTAAAGAAGTGTCATGGCAGAGTTTACCGTAACTGCAACACGGCCTCTTGCCTCATCAATAATCTTTCTGAGATCGTCAATAAGGGCAGGTGATTCCTGCGAAGTGTTTCCCGCTGCTGCTATATATTTGTCAGGCATCTTCTCTGTCATTATTATCCCCCTTAATCCTTCACAACTCTGTATCAGCTCTCCAGAAGCTTTGCGACATTCTCTGAAATCCTATCCTCAAGCTCCCGTGCCTCGGCGTTTAAAACTTCAAGCTCCTCGTTTAATTCCAAAAGGCGCTCTTTAAAGTCAAAACCGTCGTCCTCCCTTGCGGGGATTCCGACATACCGCCCGGGATTTAAACTCCATCCCTGCTCTTCAATGTCAGCGATGGCTGCAACTTTGCAAAGGCCGGGGATGTCCGCGTATTTCTCATCAGGGAAGTGCTCTTTTGTCAAGTCTTCGCTGCCCAGGATATATTCGGGTTTTTCTCCGCGTGAGAGTCTGGCGATGTTTGCCAGAAATTCTATCTGTTCGGATGAAAATTCGCGGTGTGCCCTGTCCACCTGCACAAAAGTCTGTCTCGCATCAATGAAGAGAACCTTGTCCTTTCTTTTTGTCTCAGTTTTTGAGCGGTCGAAGAACCACAAAGTGCATGGCAGTGTTACGGTGTAGAAGAAGTTAGGCGAAATCGCGATCATCGTATCCACCTCCCCTGACTCAATGATACTTTTTCTGATTGCAAGTTCCGCACCGCGTGCATCAGCCGCCGAGTTTGCCATCACAAAACCTGCACGACCCTTCTCATTCAGTGAATTGTAGAAGAGCTGAATCCAGAGATAATTCGCGTTGTCAGTCGAAGGTGTGCCAAGCAAAAATCTCGGGTCATCCTTAATCCTCTCCTTGTCAACACCGGAGACGTTAAATGGCGGATTTGCCATCACAAAATCAAACCGGCTGAAACTGTTGTGCAGATCCTCATAGTAGGTGTTCCCCTGTCTGATGTCGCCGGAAAGTCCGTGGACTGCAAGGTTCATCTTTGCAAGCCGGATTGTTTCTGCCACTCTCTCCTGACCGAAGACCGAGAGTTCCTTTCCCGGATCTTTCTGGTGGTTTAAAATGAATCTGGCACTCTGGACAAACATACCGCCACTGCCGGATGCCGGATCAAATATCCTTCCGTGATATGGCTGAAGAATGTTTACAATCAGTCTTACAAGGCTTGTCGGCGTGAAGAACTCCCCGCCCTTCTGCCCCTCCTTCATAGCGAATTTGCCGAGGAAATACTCGTATATTTTACCAAACGCATCTCCCTCCATTGCCGGAATTGTTGAAAGGATTCTTAAGAGTTCGACAAGTGTTATATTTTCTATTCTGGTGTAGGTCTTTGGAAGAACATCCTTTAGCTCCTCGTTTTCAGCCTCAATCAGTTTCATCGCCGTGTTTATGGCAGTGCCCAGATCCTCACCTTCGGGGAGTTTCTGAAGATATGAGAAGCGTGCCGTTTCCGGAATAAAAAGGATACCCTTTGAATGATAGTTTTGTTTTCCAATTTTGCGGCGTCCTGTTCCTGATCCTTCTGCCTCAATTTCTTCCTTTGCAAGTGTGAATTTCAGGTCAGCATACCTGAGGAAAATCAGACCAAGTACAGGTATTGAGTATTCCGACGGCCGGAGGTCAGAGTTGGCCCACAGCTGATCTGCCGCCGCCCAAAGCCGGTTCTCAATTTCGTTGTTGTTCGTCGCCATGTGTTAATAGATTATTTTGGCGGTGATTATTTACTTATATTGATATCATAACAGAAAACACAGGATAATCTTCTTTATTTCCATCTATGCCAAAACTAATTTCAGATGTACAAAACTCTCTCAGTTATTCTAATACTAATATGCATCTCCGCCGGATGTATAACACAGAATCCCGGTCAGACCGGTCCGGTGGATGATCAGGGAATAAATCAGGAAACTTATCCGGAAACAGACAATCAGACAGGTCAGGAAATTTATCTGATAACCAGGGAAGCTGGCTCATCCATCTTTGACGGCAGTGTTGCCTTTGATGAATTAACCGGAATAAGTGATCCCGGTATTGAGACTGGTTACAGTCTTGGGTATGCCACCATATCTGCGGGCAACGCCACTTCACCGCACAGGCTCGCTGACAGGACGGAGTTTATATCTGTCGTTGCAGGTGAGGCTCTGATAA
Proteins encoded in this region:
- a CDS encoding type I restriction-modification system subunit M — its product is MATNNNEIENRLWAAADQLWANSDLRPSEYSIPVLGLIFLRYADLKFTLAKEEIEAEGSGTGRRKIGKQNYHSKGILFIPETARFSYLQKLPEGEDLGTAINTAMKLIEAENEELKDVLPKTYTRIENITLVELLRILSTIPAMEGDAFGKIYEYFLGKFAMKEGQKGGEFFTPTSLVRLIVNILQPYHGRIFDPASGSGGMFVQSARFILNHQKDPGKELSVFGQERVAETIRLAKMNLAVHGLSGDIRQGNTYYEDLHNSFSRFDFVMANPPFNVSGVDKERIKDDPRFLLGTPSTDNANYLWIQLFYNSLNEKGRAGFVMANSAADARGAELAIRKSIIESGEVDTMIAISPNFFYTVTLPCTLWFFDRSKTETKRKDKVLFIDARQTFVQVDRAHREFSSEQIEFLANIARLSRGEKPEYILGSEDLTKEHFPDEKYADIPGLCKVAAIADIEEQGWSLNPGRYVGIPAREDDGFDFKERLLELNEELEVLNAEARELEDRISENVAKLLES
- a CDS encoding DUF1016 N-terminal domain-containing protein, producing MTEKMPDKYIAAAGNTSQESPALIDDLRKIIDEARGRVAVTVNSAMTLLYWQIGRRINEEILKGSRADYGERIVATLSQQLMAEYGRGFSQKSLRHMIRFAEVFPDEKNVSALMRQLSLNLIKIASIL
- a CDS encoding DUF262 domain-containing protein, translated to MKAKETQLLKFLKIPNQYIIPLYQRTYSWSEKQCAQLWDDILRAGKDKSIKGHFIGSVVYIEKGLYNTTDIPQMLVIDGQQRLTTISLLIAALGQAIKDRDDITEISQRRLNYYYLYNIEEEGELRYKLLLTQNDKESLKKILDENKLPKNPSESIVKNFEFFKDKIENSGVDPLTIYEGLNKLIIVDIALDRENDNPQLIFESLNSTGLQLSQADLIRNYVLMGLDTKDQECLYKEFWYPMEENFHESKEEHIFDRFMRDYLIVKTGKIPRLNQVYEAFKLYTHKIGAPTVHEIISDIYKFSQYFTAMNLFNEEDEKLRKIFFDIKSLRVDVVYPFLIEVYDDYQNKIINKDEFIEILNFTENYIFRRAVCEIPTNSLNKTFAGLSRELYKNNYLDSFKSVMVGMKTYKRYPSDAEFKRELMIRDVYNFRNSWYMLRKLENFNTKESVNLENCSIEHIMPQNENLSAEWQNDLGENWEEIHEQYLHTIGNLTITGYNPELSDRPFIQKRDMEGGFGSSPIRLNRGLSAISKWDVDEIEKRANRLSDRALEVWSYPDISDQNVCNFMNSSIFVKPAFRDLYNKILESIEDLVTESSYEDGGLSIWNTKTDLYLFLRPEKNHINVYFCIPPDEIHIPEGILIEDGRDLEEGYSRTSITSTSQIPQITEIIDKYINS
- a CDS encoding restriction endonuclease subunit S, which produces MSDNWESVKFETLYSEPSKNGLTRPKKVRGQGYKMVNMGEIFAYNIIKNPSMELVPLNDKEKSQFSLIDGDLLFARQSLVAEGAGKCSIVLRPSETITFESHLIRVRLNKKESDPSYYFYYFISPQGKGNVQSLVIQVAAAGIRGSELAKLKVPKPPLPTQKKIAAVLSAYDDLIENNNRRIKILEEMAQALYREWFVEFRFPGHEDVKMVDAGDGRMVPEGWECTTLKKVIVLFDRLRKPLSKMERENRKGTYPYYGAAKIFDYIDDYIFDGDFLLMAEDGSVITTDGKPMLQLAHGKFWANNHTHIIQGKEPISLEYLYLTLSILSIIGYVTGAAQPKITQTNLNRIPILYPEISILESFNAITRDIFSRMHSLEKINKNLTQTRDLLLPRLIEGEVEVSDLDIAIAKNGRQ
- a CDS encoding type I restriction endonuclease subunit R — protein: MSANSAYSEDTLVEQPAIRLFEELGWQTQNCFDETFKTGGGSCGRETTSEVILIKRLIPALERLNPTLPAEALDIAVEELVRDRSKMSPVAANREVYELLKNGVRVRFRNDAGGYETENVKVIDWRNPDNNDFFLASQLWITGELYKRRTDLLGFVNGIPLVFIELKASHRNLKSAFDDNLTDYKTAIPQLFWYNALLILSNGSESRIGSITSSWEYFSDWKRINSEGEAGVISLDTIIRGTCERDRLLDIIENFTLFTDIRGGIIKIVAKNHQYLGVNNAIKSLRQARENKGRLGVFWHTQGSGKSISMIFFTQKILRTVPGNWTFLVVTDRQELDDQIYKNFVNSGAITEKEAQASSGENLRQLLSEDHRYVFTLIQKFRTEKGAVYQKISDRDDIIVITDEAHRSQYDTFAINMRNAIPNAAFIGFTGTPLLVGEEKTKEVFGDYVSIYDFKQSIEDGATVPLYYENRRPELQLINPDLNEQMAAIIDETNLDEESEKKLEREFAREYHLITRDDRLEKVAEDLVDHFMGRGIRGKAMVISIDKATAVIMHEKVRKYWDLYLRKLKVKSKTARGEELNGLKETIAYMEGIDMAVVVSQSQNEIPDMQKKGIDIIPHRKRMVNEDLDKKFKDPKDPFSIVFVCAMWMTGFDVPSCSTIYLDKPMRNHTLMQTIARANRVFPDKENGLIVDYIGIFRNLQKALAIYAPGRDDGKKLPIGDKTILVEKLREAISKTRVFCEKLGIDVDSAIKNNEFKLIKTLDESADKILVNDESKSQYLAHAAIVSRLFKAIKPDPAVVELQPACTFFLILAEKINSYKPVADISKVMDKVEKLLDKSTAAKGYEIKEGKPVYIAQLNVDDLRKRFKMTQQKRTEAEILKNILELKTRKMIRVNRTRMDFLRKLNEMIDAYNNGSKNVEEFFEDLCSFTDELNEEDQRSIKENLTEEELIIFDLLIKPEMKLSKKEEAEVKKVAKDLLMTMKQNKLVLDWRKRQQSRAEVRVCIDEILDQLPRAYTPEIYQEKCDIIYQHVFDSYSGEGAGVYESY